A genomic stretch from Bacillus sp. N1-1 includes:
- a CDS encoding DUF2626 domain-containing protein codes for MPRMYRVLAFWTGIFSLMGFVGEMPVLGLLFLGQAGMFLALSYLNLTERTYLYIFGVYLTLFMVGFSYWSVFMMTPGSGGH; via the coding sequence ATGCCTAGAATGTACCGAGTTTTAGCTTTCTGGACTGGCATTTTCTCACTCATGGGCTTTGTTGGTGAGATGCCTGTATTAGGATTGCTGTTCCTTGGCCAGGCCGGCATGTTTTTAGCGTTAAGTTATCTAAACTTAACAGAACGTACTTATTTGTATATTTTTGGTGTATACTTAACTTTGTTTATGGTCGGTTTTTCCTACTGGTCAGTGTTCATGATGACGCCTGGATCAGGCGGACATTAA
- the comGG gene encoding competence type IV pilus minor pilin ComGG, with amino-acid sequence MEKKRNKLVFKCLKQLDEQGYMTAMMMLISTLLLGFIFHLCHATMNERAFLDREEEQFKKHSLLVLGMKDTISYIQKTDVETTEKTFTYEEGTVHAAIQSSPSEVIYITLNGTTQNETKVFAMFQYNQTLKEVLEWSEG; translated from the coding sequence ATGGAAAAAAAGAGAAACAAGTTAGTTTTCAAATGTCTTAAGCAACTGGATGAGCAAGGCTATATGACTGCAATGATGATGCTAATTAGCACACTTCTTCTTGGGTTCATTTTTCATTTATGTCATGCGACAATGAACGAACGAGCATTTCTAGATCGTGAAGAGGAACAATTCAAAAAGCATTCCTTGCTAGTGCTAGGAATGAAAGATACAATTTCATATATACAGAAAACAGATGTCGAAACTACCGAGAAAACTTTTACTTACGAAGAAGGCACGGTTCACGCCGCGATTCAGTCTTCTCCTTCAGAAGTTATTTACATCACGCTAAATGGAACAACTCAAAATGAAACGAAGGTTTTTGCGATGTTCCAATACAATCAAACATTGAAAGAAGTCTTAGAATGGAGTGAGG
- a CDS encoding YbjQ family protein: MMIVTTDQVANKNIKEVIGYVRGSTVQSKHVGKDILASLRTIVGGEITEYTEMMTDARQRAIARMVKDAESKGANAIVAFRLQSSAVMASASEIIAYGTAVVLE, from the coding sequence ATGATGATCGTAACTACTGATCAAGTTGCAAATAAAAATATTAAAGAAGTGATTGGATATGTTAGAGGAAGCACTGTTCAGTCTAAGCACGTGGGGAAGGACATACTTGCAAGTCTTCGAACAATTGTAGGCGGTGAAATAACGGAGTATACCGAAATGATGACAGACGCTAGACAAAGAGCAATCGCAAGAATGGTAAAGGATGCAGAAAGCAAGGGAGCCAATGCGATAGTGGCTTTCAGGTTACAGTCTTCAGCTGTTATGGCAAGTGCATCAGAAATTATTGCCTACGGCACAGCTGTCGTTCTTGAGTAG
- a CDS encoding Spx/MgsR family RNA polymerase-binding regulatory protein has product MEDKLLFYTYPSCTSCRKTKAWLKENGVDFEERHLFKDTPSIDELKEIITLSTDGIEEILARRSTSFKKLNVEIDDLTLTEMLELMHNEPKLLRRPIVTNGKKLIVGYNKSGLQNLKQRKKKLAVVS; this is encoded by the coding sequence TTGGAAGATAAATTATTGTTTTATACTTATCCAAGTTGCACATCTTGTAGAAAAACAAAAGCATGGTTAAAAGAAAATGGTGTTGATTTTGAAGAGCGTCATTTATTTAAAGATACACCTTCGATTGACGAGTTAAAAGAAATCATTACATTATCTACAGATGGTATTGAAGAAATTCTTGCGAGAAGAAGCACTTCATTCAAGAAGCTAAATGTTGAAATTGATGATCTTACCCTTACTGAAATGCTTGAACTAATGCATAATGAACCAAAGCTTCTAAGACGCCCAATCGTGACTAACGGCAAAAAATTAATTGTAGGTTACAACAAATCGGGTTTGCAAAATTTAAAACAACGTAAAAAGAAACTTGCTGTCGTTTCTTAA
- the comGD gene encoding competence type IV pilus minor pilin ComGD, which translates to MKRFYLLINSFGYTLIEMMIVLSLLSILLTLVFLHVTPTQNASLTKHFLEEIQSDLRYTQELAYVNGSSYRFSISPSKGIYSIQGTASTVVRTNEIPDHITIDEGTMGYQIVYGGNGNVQKAGTLYMKAGKEEYKLVVQVGAGRFYIKKL; encoded by the coding sequence ATGAAGCGGTTTTATTTATTAATAAATTCTTTTGGCTATACCTTGATTGAGATGATGATCGTACTTTCTCTATTATCCATTCTTTTAACACTGGTTTTTCTCCACGTTACACCTACGCAAAATGCTTCTTTGACAAAACATTTCCTGGAAGAGATTCAATCGGATCTTAGGTATACTCAAGAACTGGCTTATGTAAATGGTTCTTCTTATCGATTCTCAATCTCCCCAAGTAAAGGTATTTATAGTATCCAAGGTACTGCTTCAACGGTAGTGAGAACGAATGAGATTCCAGATCACATCACAATTGATGAAGGAACAATGGGGTATCAAATTGTTTATGGCGGTAATGGAAATGTTCAAAAGGCAGGTACCCTTTATATGAAGGCGGGTAAGGAGGAGTATAAGCTTGTTGTACAAGTGGGAGCAGGTCGCTTCTATATTAAAAAATTGTAA
- the comGA gene encoding competence type IV pilus ATPase ComGA, whose protein sequence is MLNIEEKGKDIIKQAMEVGASDVHFHPKEKGASIQFRVDNRLYDALWLPMSVAEKLLSHFKFLSGMDIGEKRRPQNGAMDMILYPRKLHLRLSTIPTPYHESLVIRILPQDETHSFKELFLFPSIANRLLQIVSCNSGLFMITGPTGSGKTTTMYSLLQTLSVKRHRRVLTIEDPIEKRNPDFIQMEVNEKAGLSYYEGFKAGLRHDPDILVVGEIRDEQTAQLAIRASMTGHLVVSTLHTGSTLECIPRLLEFGIPLHNITQTLRGVATQRLVPLKCPYCDVCSLECLKRRTRRKLAVVEILAGLHLQKALDYPELLTIPGQSTIKDYILRAYALGYIQKETVEKELGLFNRETIQMEA, encoded by the coding sequence TTGCTGAATATTGAAGAAAAGGGGAAAGACATTATCAAACAAGCGATGGAAGTGGGGGCATCTGATGTACATTTTCATCCAAAGGAGAAAGGTGCATCCATACAATTTCGGGTGGATAATCGACTTTATGATGCTTTATGGTTACCGATGAGTGTCGCTGAAAAGCTATTGTCTCATTTTAAATTTCTGAGCGGAATGGACATTGGTGAAAAACGTCGTCCTCAAAATGGTGCCATGGATATGATTCTTTACCCAAGAAAACTACATCTCCGTCTCTCTACAATTCCAACTCCGTACCACGAAAGTCTCGTTATTCGTATTTTGCCACAAGATGAAACTCACTCCTTTAAAGAACTTTTTCTTTTTCCCTCAATTGCAAACCGACTTCTTCAGATTGTTAGCTGTAACAGTGGTTTATTTATGATCACAGGCCCTACTGGATCAGGTAAAACGACAACCATGTATTCCTTACTTCAAACGTTAAGCGTAAAGCGACATCGCCGTGTTCTCACAATAGAAGATCCGATCGAAAAGAGAAATCCTGATTTTATTCAAATGGAAGTGAACGAGAAGGCTGGACTTTCGTATTATGAGGGTTTTAAAGCCGGTTTAAGGCATGATCCTGATATTCTTGTCGTAGGAGAGATACGTGATGAACAAACTGCTCAACTCGCAATAAGAGCTAGTATGACTGGCCATTTGGTTGTCTCCACACTCCATACGGGAAGTACACTTGAATGCATTCCAAGATTACTCGAGTTCGGTATCCCACTTCATAACATCACCCAGACGTTAAGAGGCGTTGCAACTCAGCGGTTAGTTCCATTAAAGTGTCCCTATTGTGATGTGTGTTCTCTCGAATGTCTTAAAAGAAGAACTCGTAGAAAGCTTGCTGTTGTTGAAATCCTCGCAGGTCTCCACCTTCAAAAAGCCCTCGATTATCCAGAGCTTTTAACCATACCAGGTCAATCCACAATTAAAGATTACATTCTTAGAGCCTATGCCTTAGGCTATATTCAAAAAGAAACCGTAGAGAAGGAGTTGGGATTATTTAACCGTGAGACGATCCAAATGGAAGCTTGA
- the comGF gene encoding competence type IV pilus minor pilin ComGF yields the protein MRNEKGITLLELMLTLTILLAIVWVLPLLMSAAIQNSGADFQQEEARLFFHLFSKEVREATQIVRSKESIELTKKDGAIVKYERYGSSIRRRVNNTGHEIVLQEIREFTVEISGRRVMIEVDLNNGKKEKQVSFQMS from the coding sequence ATGAGGAATGAAAAAGGGATTACGTTACTTGAACTAATGCTAACCTTGACCATATTGTTGGCTATTGTATGGGTACTTCCTTTACTAATGAGCGCGGCCATCCAAAACTCAGGGGCAGATTTTCAGCAAGAAGAAGCACGCTTGTTTTTTCACTTGTTTTCTAAAGAAGTGCGAGAAGCCACTCAAATTGTACGTAGTAAGGAAAGTATTGAACTAACGAAAAAAGATGGAGCGATCGTTAAGTACGAAAGGTATGGATCTTCTATACGTCGGCGTGTCAATAATACCGGTCATGAAATTGTCTTACAAGAGATTAGAGAATTTACCGTTGAGATCTCCGGTAGGAGAGTAATGATCGAGGTGGATTTAAATAATGGAAAAAAAGAGAAACAAGTTAGTTTTCAAATGTCTTAA
- the comGB gene encoding competence type IV pilus assembly protein ComGB, protein MRRSKWKLDRKADFLCRVGKMLEEGYSLSKCLEVYALYQNDHIRSNIEMIIVRLKGGDSFHDVLADFNFPGDILSYLYMSEQRDFATGISASGQLMKTRSEWQKRLRSTLAYPIFLFWMTAIMLFVVGKYLLPQFNTLYQTLDVPLPFISKFFMELVRFMPAIVVGVIVLSIAFYLSTLVKNKRSSAVQKMIIYSKVPFVHLFIPLYLTHHTSLHLGLLLQSGLSIAEAFSLLTKQSHFVFFQEEANRVSLSLMRGEKLEGLFDHTSLYVPEFKEILMHGQVSGNLGRELILYGEVVGERFEELVKKGFMILQPVSFVGVGLVVMLMFMSILMPMFYYLQNI, encoded by the coding sequence GTGAGACGATCCAAATGGAAGCTTGATCGAAAAGCAGACTTTCTTTGTCGGGTAGGGAAGATGCTTGAAGAGGGGTATTCGCTTTCAAAATGTCTGGAGGTTTATGCTTTATATCAGAATGATCATATTCGATCAAACATTGAAATGATTATTGTGAGGTTAAAAGGTGGGGACTCCTTTCATGATGTTCTAGCTGATTTTAACTTCCCAGGAGATATATTATCTTACTTGTATATGTCTGAACAGCGTGATTTTGCGACAGGCATATCTGCATCTGGACAGTTAATGAAAACAAGAAGTGAATGGCAAAAACGTCTACGCAGTACGCTTGCTTATCCAATCTTTCTATTTTGGATGACGGCCATTATGTTATTTGTGGTAGGAAAGTACTTATTGCCTCAATTTAATACGTTGTACCAAACGCTCGATGTTCCTCTCCCATTTATTTCGAAGTTTTTTATGGAGCTTGTTCGGTTTATGCCCGCTATTGTTGTAGGTGTTATTGTACTTTCCATTGCATTTTATCTTTCTACGTTAGTGAAAAACAAACGAAGTTCTGCAGTACAGAAAATGATTATTTATAGTAAAGTACCATTCGTTCACCTCTTTATCCCTCTCTACCTCACTCATCATACCTCCCTTCACTTAGGTCTATTACTTCAAAGTGGTCTTTCCATTGCCGAGGCTTTTTCGCTGTTAACAAAGCAATCGCATTTTGTTTTTTTTCAAGAGGAAGCTAATCGGGTTTCCCTGTCGTTAATGCGCGGGGAAAAGTTAGAAGGTTTATTTGATCACACTAGTTTATATGTACCTGAGTTCAAAGAAATTTTAATGCATGGACAAGTAAGTGGTAATCTCGGCAGGGAGCTTATTCTATATGGGGAGGTGGTTGGCGAACGATTTGAGGAGCTTGTCAAGAAAGGGTTTATGATTTTGCAGCCTGTTAGTTTTGTCGGTGTAGGTCTTGTCGTGATGTTAATGTTTATGTCCATTCTAATGCCCATGTTTTATTATTTGCAAAATATTTAA
- a CDS encoding alpha/beta hydrolase, translated as MWKQLFVETERGKFEVFVKGNGLPLCVTHLYSKFNNSGDYFADVFTKNYTVYLVNLKEAGNSDSVNSPYEFFMIETVFDLESIRETLQIRKWLFAGHSTGGMLGCVYGIHASNSLAGLIIVGAAAREYASSSSACIYHVEHPQYEVMQQFIERLKDPYLEQNERKKITEERTKLSLYRPEQYRILFSKPIHKKMAAARMNFFAREILQFDVTKQLSEITTHTLIACGRYDVQCPLSFSEEIASMIPNAKLVVFEESNHYPFLEEERLFNLIIKEFTDK; from the coding sequence ATGTGGAAACAACTTTTCGTTGAAACAGAACGAGGTAAGTTTGAGGTTTTTGTGAAAGGTAATGGTCTGCCACTTTGCGTGACGCATCTTTATTCCAAATTTAATAACAGTGGCGATTATTTTGCAGATGTATTTACAAAAAACTATACCGTATATTTAGTGAATCTTAAAGAAGCAGGTAACTCAGACTCTGTTAACTCCCCGTACGAATTTTTTATGATTGAAACGGTGTTTGATCTTGAAAGCATACGCGAAACGTTGCAAATTCGAAAATGGTTATTTGCAGGGCATTCTACAGGAGGAATGCTCGGCTGCGTATATGGGATTCATGCATCAAATTCGCTGGCAGGATTAATCATTGTAGGAGCTGCTGCTAGAGAATACGCCTCTTCTTCTTCCGCTTGTATCTATCATGTTGAACATCCTCAATATGAGGTGATGCAGCAGTTTATTGAGCGGTTAAAAGATCCTTATCTTGAGCAAAATGAACGAAAAAAAATAACTGAGGAAAGGACGAAACTTTCTCTTTATCGACCAGAGCAATATAGGATCTTATTTTCAAAACCAATACATAAAAAGATGGCAGCAGCTCGAATGAATTTCTTTGCTAGAGAAATTTTACAGTTTGATGTAACAAAACAGCTTTCTGAGATCACTACGCATACTCTTATTGCTTGTGGCAGATATGATGTACAGTGTCCCCTTTCTTTTTCCGAAGAAATCGCCAGTATGATTCCGAATGCAAAGTTGGTTGTTTTTGAAGAAAGCAATCATTACCCATTTCTTGAAGAAGAGCGTTTGTTTAATTTAATTATTAAAGAGTTTACAGATAAATAA
- the comGC gene encoding competence type IV pilus major pilin ComGC, with the protein MKLRKWISLFKQEKGFTLIEMMIVIMIISVLLLIAVPGLTKNNKVVEEKSCEATIKVAQTQVAAYKANENKLPAAIDDLVTEEYLDMEETTCPGGEALTITDGKVDLAGE; encoded by the coding sequence ATGAAATTAAGAAAATGGATAAGCTTATTTAAACAAGAAAAAGGGTTTACGCTCATTGAAATGATGATAGTTATCATGATTATTTCCGTTCTTCTTTTAATTGCTGTTCCTGGCTTGACGAAAAATAACAAAGTGGTTGAAGAGAAAAGTTGTGAGGCAACGATTAAAGTCGCTCAAACACAGGTAGCAGCATACAAAGCAAATGAAAATAAACTTCCAGCTGCAATTGATGATCTTGTTACAGAGGAGTATCTTGATATGGAAGAAACCACTTGTCCAGGAGGAGAGGCCTTAACGATCACAGATGGAAAAGTGGATTTAGCAGGGGAATGA